Part of the Acidobacteriota bacterium genome, TCAATCGCTGGGTCGAGATATGGGACCCGGATCGCTTCGCGTACTACCTGGAGCAATTCGCCGGAAGTTACGAGGAAGTAGCTGAGCGGTTGTACACCGGCCATGACCAGCGGTCGGAGTAACGTTGGCCACCTGCCGGTCATGGCGGCAGAGGTGGCCGGGCTTCTGGTCACTGATCGTGACGGTGCCTATCTGGACCTGACGACTGGCGGTGGAGGACATCTCAAGTCGCTGGCAACACGACTGGGAAGCCGGGGACGGCTGTTCGGTATTGATCGCGACCAGGAGGCGGTCGACCGGGCTACCCTGGCCCTCAAAGAGACAACACATGTTCGGATGATAATTCGGGCGGCCTTCGCCGATCTTGCGGCGGTGGCCGGTCGGATCGGGGAAGAGTCGTTTAGCGGTATCCTGCTGGATCTGGGAATATCCTCTTACCAGTTGGAGGATCCCGGGCGTGGTTTTTCGTTCAGACATGACGGTCCGCTCGACATGCGATTCGACACTTCGTGCGGGCGTCCAGCTTCGGCCCTGATTGCCTCGTTCGATCAGAAGCAGCTAACGCGACTCATCCGTCAGTACGGGGAGGAGAAGCAGGCGGCACGGATCGCCACGGCAATTGTCAGGGAGAGACAGAAGCAGATGATTGGCACCACCCTGCAGCTGGCCGACATCGTCCTCAACAGCGTCCGGCCTCCGCACCAGACCAAGAGCCTGGCGCGCGTGTTTCAGGCGTTCAGGATCGCCGTCAACGATGAGCTCGACCAACTGGCCCGCGTCCTGCCCCTGGTCCTGGGGTTTCTTGTCCCGGGCGGGCGGCTGGCCGTCATTTCCTACCATTCGCTTGAAGACCGCCTGGTAAAACGTTTTCTCCAGGCCGAGACGAAGGGCCGTTGTACGTGCCCGCCGGGGATCCCCCTCTGCGTGTGCGGAGCCCGTCCGACCATGAAGACGGTGACGCGCCGCGCCTGCGCTCCCCGTCCGGACGAGATTGCA contains:
- the rsmH gene encoding 16S rRNA (cytosine(1402)-N(4))-methyltransferase RsmH, with the translated sequence MTSGRSNVGHLPVMAAEVAGLLVTDRDGAYLDLTTGGGGHLKSLATRLGSRGRLFGIDRDQEAVDRATLALKETTHVRMIIRAAFADLAAVAGRIGEESFSGILLDLGISSYQLEDPGRGFSFRHDGPLDMRFDTSCGRPASALIASFDQKQLTRLIRQYGEEKQAARIATAIVRERQKQMIGTTLQLADIVLNSVRPPHQTKSLARVFQAFRIAVNDELDQLARVLPLVLGFLVPGGRLAVISYHSLEDRLVKRFLQAETKGRCTCPPGIPLCVCGARPTMKTVTRRACAPRPDEIAQNPRARSARLRVGEKL